A single genomic interval of uncultured Cohaesibacter sp. harbors:
- a CDS encoding DJ-1/PfpI family protein, with product MTSILIIAGDYSEDYEVMVPYQALLMLGFTVDVVCPNKRKGDFIRTAIHDFEGDQTYSEKPGHLFCLTASFSMIEPELYKGLYLAGGRACEYLRLDDDVLSICRGFMERNAPLAAICHGIQILTAANVVRGRKLTAYPAVAPEVVMAGGEFIKVEPDESVVDGNLVTSPAWPGHPALLRNFVSLIGSQT from the coding sequence ATGACAAGTATACTCATTATAGCTGGTGACTATTCAGAAGATTATGAAGTCATGGTTCCCTATCAGGCATTGTTAATGCTTGGTTTTACGGTCGATGTCGTATGCCCTAACAAGCGCAAGGGTGACTTCATTCGCACGGCAATTCATGATTTTGAGGGCGATCAGACTTACTCGGAGAAACCGGGTCATCTGTTTTGCCTTACTGCTTCTTTCTCCATGATAGAGCCGGAGCTTTATAAAGGGCTTTATCTGGCCGGGGGAAGGGCTTGCGAGTATCTGCGATTGGATGACGATGTTCTTTCCATTTGTCGCGGTTTCATGGAGCGCAATGCGCCGCTGGCCGCCATTTGCCACGGCATTCAGATTTTAACCGCAGCCAATGTTGTTCGCGGGCGCAAGCTGACGGCCTATCCGGCGGTTGCGCCGGAAGTCGTCATGGCGGGCGGAGAATTTATCAAAGTTGAACCGGATGAATCCGTAGTGGACGGAAATCTCGTGACCTCGCCAGCCTGGCCCGGCCACCCCGCCTTGCTGCGCAACTTTGTCAGTTTAATCGGTTCTCAAACATAG
- a CDS encoding permease — MTATIISLLVAFGGGIFGAALGALSAFAFVGFLTLIGVALTLGIAPDATSVAQGAAGYFGGLPFGAFGPHVGGFASGVAAAAYAANKGYTENGRDIITAGMGLNKPDVLLVGGIFGVLGYALCCLVQLIPNFGPGLAWTDYPGICVFVSAVVARLIWGKAGLFGKAEEGRSFFDPSDAIKWLPFQSTKGQIALIGAGVGLLGGWLGITYGGTGALLAFGFAAASLILLSLGLAVPVTHHIALPSAIAGVASGSMLWALIVGIICAFLGELCARLFLVHGDTHIDPPATAIAIMTFVLNGLTALGFWAAIPLPL; from the coding sequence ATGACGGCTACAATAATCAGTCTCCTTGTCGCCTTTGGCGGCGGGATCTTTGGCGCAGCATTAGGCGCGCTTTCAGCCTTTGCATTTGTCGGTTTTCTAACTTTGATCGGAGTTGCCCTGACCTTGGGTATAGCTCCCGATGCAACCAGCGTTGCCCAGGGTGCCGCAGGCTATTTTGGCGGTTTGCCATTTGGTGCTTTTGGTCCCCATGTTGGCGGTTTTGCCTCGGGCGTTGCTGCAGCTGCCTACGCAGCCAACAAAGGCTACACTGAAAACGGACGTGACATCATTACAGCGGGCATGGGCCTGAACAAACCAGACGTCCTGCTTGTTGGCGGCATCTTCGGTGTCCTTGGCTATGCTCTCTGCTGCCTTGTACAGCTCATTCCAAACTTCGGCCCAGGGCTTGCCTGGACGGACTATCCGGGCATTTGTGTCTTTGTTTCAGCTGTCGTTGCGCGCCTCATCTGGGGTAAAGCCGGCCTGTTCGGAAAAGCTGAAGAAGGCCGGAGCTTCTTCGATCCAAGCGATGCCATCAAATGGCTTCCCTTCCAGAGCACCAAGGGACAAATTGCCCTTATCGGTGCAGGCGTTGGCCTGTTGGGTGGCTGGCTCGGCATCACGTATGGCGGCACTGGCGCCCTGTTGGCTTTCGGCTTTGCCGCAGCCAGCCTGATCCTGCTTTCGCTCGGTCTTGCTGTACCTGTAACCCACCACATTGCGCTTCCTTCAGCCATTGCGGGCGTTGCATCAGGCAGCATGCTCTGGGCGTTGATCGTCGGCATCATTTGTGCGTTTTTGGGTGAATTGTGCGCCCGTTTGTTCCTGGTTCACGGCGACACACATATCGATCCCCCGGCAACAGCCATTGCTATCATGACCTTTGTTTTGAATGGTCTGACCGCCCTTGGCTTCTGGGCAGCTATCCCTCTGCCGCTTTGA
- the lexA gene encoding transcriptional repressor LexA — MLTRKQHELLMFIHERIKESGVPPSFDEMKDALDLRSKSGIHRLITALEERGFIRRLPNRARALEVLKLPEAHKPTLSTPSRGFSPSVVEGGLGKSRPSEPVEQEKTEEVSGVSVPVMGRIAAGVPISAIQHQSHSVSVPVEMLRGGEHFALEVRGDSMIEAGILDGDTVVIKKSDDAVSGDIVVALVDDEEATLKRIRKKGASIALEAANPAYETRIFGPDRVRVQGKLVGLMRQY, encoded by the coding sequence ATGCTAACACGCAAACAGCATGAGCTGCTAATGTTCATCCATGAACGCATCAAGGAATCAGGCGTTCCCCCCTCCTTTGACGAAATGAAAGATGCTCTTGATTTGCGCTCCAAGTCGGGCATTCACCGCCTGATCACGGCGCTCGAAGAACGCGGCTTCATTCGGCGTCTTCCGAACCGCGCCAGAGCGTTGGAGGTTCTCAAGCTACCAGAAGCGCACAAACCAACGCTCAGCACGCCAAGCCGCGGCTTTTCGCCCAGTGTTGTGGAAGGAGGCCTTGGCAAATCGCGTCCGAGTGAGCCGGTCGAGCAGGAAAAGACAGAAGAAGTCTCCGGTGTGTCGGTGCCAGTCATGGGCCGCATCGCGGCCGGAGTTCCCATTTCTGCCATTCAGCACCAATCCCACAGCGTGTCCGTACCGGTAGAAATGCTGCGCGGTGGCGAGCATTTTGCCCTTGAGGTTCGTGGCGACTCAATGATTGAAGCGGGCATTCTGGATGGCGACACAGTTGTCATCAAAAAATCAGATGACGCTGTTTCAGGCGACATTGTCGTCGCACTAGTCGATGATGAAGAAGCCACTCTGAAGCGCATTCGCAAGAAAGGGGCTTCCATCGCGCTGGAAGCTGCCAACCCGGCTTATGAAACGCGTATTTTCGGCCCAGATCGGGTTCGGGTACAGGGCAAGCTCGTCGGACTGATGCGCCAATATTGA
- a CDS encoding ComEC/Rec2 family competence protein has product MERASHPADSTDRSNAPAMPEVHSDAYDWQGLANNPGLGKRFKFWLEALWQAIERNWQEDCSDQNARFLWVAVFMGFGAALYYILPDEPSFWGLLAASLALCGWVYHRAAKGRVVFPLLLVTAIVVGVCAASEHGHFSTSSVLDHSLSSPVVGRLVRVEQRGTAKRPQERWTIAVETIEKLRPERTPKRLLLIRRGGEEQFRVGTRLRMWAHLTPLQQPVYPGSFDYGRYLWSRSIGGQGYLSNSIERLPEKTKSGWQGLVHDVRDSIERTRQAVARYILHRVDGEAGGLAVALAVGKRDFLADNVETALRLSGLAHILAISGLHMALVAMSVFWGVRGILALLPQLSLHYPIKQWAAGMALFCAAAYLVFSGASVATIRAFCMTAIFLVAILAGRPAVTMHNLGLVMVLLILVQPYGVVEAGMQMSFAATAALIASYDRLTRLRLRKNGALAPSEHGLAFGSALHAGRWIIGIGLTSLIASLAVLPLSVAHFQQMAPFGLVTNLLAMPVISLIVMPMGLVSVFMTPFGLQSWPLQLVEWGLDWVISMATMVSQWGDADYLVVKAGGDFLPFALAALAVYTIHRKWLSWLAVVPLTVAAALWWFAPQPDIWIAQTGTRVASRDSEGHWQRTGGRGMTLDYRSVLRADGDARALGDGDSLDREPKENPLLLQTSACDRQACFVTSLNASSAGRSDLSLAIVNKASAFSEECALRDIIVSRLPVPQSCKGPRLVIGADRLAQSGAQFLYLHKQDERGLLARLAEDYFDIDGAAGEEKTSEQEKNPHWQIETIAALPVGKRPWMPERR; this is encoded by the coding sequence ATGGAAAGGGCGTCCCATCCTGCTGATAGCACAGACCGGAGCAACGCTCCGGCCATGCCAGAGGTCCATTCCGACGCCTATGACTGGCAGGGACTCGCCAACAATCCGGGCCTTGGCAAGCGCTTCAAATTCTGGCTGGAAGCCCTTTGGCAGGCGATTGAGCGGAACTGGCAGGAGGATTGCTCAGATCAGAATGCCCGGTTTCTCTGGGTGGCCGTCTTCATGGGGTTTGGCGCCGCCCTCTATTATATCTTGCCCGATGAACCCAGTTTCTGGGGGCTGCTTGCAGCGTCTCTGGCACTGTGTGGCTGGGTTTATCATCGCGCAGCCAAGGGACGGGTGGTCTTTCCGCTCCTGTTGGTGACGGCAATTGTGGTTGGTGTGTGCGCCGCCAGTGAACATGGGCATTTTTCAACGAGCTCCGTGTTGGACCATAGCCTTTCCAGTCCGGTTGTCGGTCGCCTTGTCCGCGTTGAGCAGAGGGGAACAGCCAAAAGACCGCAGGAGCGCTGGACCATCGCTGTTGAAACCATTGAGAAACTCAGACCTGAGCGCACCCCGAAAAGGCTTTTGCTCATTCGGCGCGGGGGCGAGGAGCAATTTCGCGTCGGGACAAGGCTTAGAATGTGGGCTCACCTGACACCCTTGCAGCAGCCCGTTTATCCGGGGAGCTTCGATTATGGACGTTATCTCTGGTCGCGATCTATCGGTGGTCAAGGCTATTTGAGCAATAGCATTGAGCGTCTGCCGGAAAAGACGAAGTCGGGCTGGCAAGGGCTGGTGCATGATGTGCGAGACAGTATTGAACGGACCAGACAGGCCGTGGCGCGTTATATTCTGCATCGGGTGGATGGAGAGGCCGGGGGACTTGCCGTTGCATTGGCCGTCGGGAAACGCGACTTTCTGGCTGACAATGTGGAGACTGCGCTAAGGCTTAGCGGCTTGGCACATATTCTTGCGATTTCCGGATTGCACATGGCTCTGGTGGCGATGTCCGTCTTCTGGGGTGTGCGCGGGATTCTGGCCTTGCTGCCGCAATTGTCTTTGCATTATCCCATCAAGCAATGGGCGGCTGGGATGGCGTTGTTCTGCGCGGCGGCCTATCTGGTTTTCTCCGGCGCATCGGTTGCAACCATCCGCGCCTTCTGCATGACGGCCATTTTTCTGGTAGCGATTCTGGCGGGGCGTCCCGCTGTTACCATGCATAATCTGGGGCTCGTTATGGTGCTGCTCATTCTCGTGCAGCCCTATGGTGTTGTTGAAGCCGGTATGCAGATGTCTTTTGCTGCAACGGCGGCTCTGATCGCCTCTTATGATCGCTTGACCCGTCTCCGCCTGCGCAAGAATGGTGCGCTCGCGCCTTCAGAGCATGGGCTTGCCTTTGGCTCGGCTCTTCATGCCGGGCGATGGATCATCGGGATCGGCCTGACATCTTTGATTGCAAGTCTCGCCGTGCTGCCCTTGTCTGTTGCGCATTTCCAGCAGATGGCGCCCTTTGGGCTTGTTACCAACCTTCTTGCGATGCCAGTCATCAGCCTGATCGTGATGCCGATGGGGTTGGTCTCTGTGTTCATGACGCCCTTCGGCTTGCAATCCTGGCCGCTGCAACTGGTCGAGTGGGGCCTTGATTGGGTCATCTCCATGGCGACAATGGTGTCACAGTGGGGGGACGCAGACTATCTTGTTGTCAAAGCCGGAGGGGACTTCCTGCCCTTTGCCCTAGCGGCACTTGCCGTCTATACCATTCATCGCAAATGGCTTTCGTGGCTGGCTGTTGTCCCGCTTACTGTTGCGGCCGCTCTGTGGTGGTTTGCACCGCAGCCTGACATCTGGATAGCGCAGACTGGTACCCGAGTCGCCAGTCGCGATAGCGAGGGGCATTGGCAAAGGACTGGGGGACGCGGGATGACGCTCGACTATCGGTCTGTTCTAAGGGCTGATGGGGATGCGCGTGCCCTGGGGGATGGTGATAGCCTAGACCGAGAGCCGAAAGAAAATCCGCTCTTATTGCAAACAAGCGCATGTGATAGGCAGGCCTGTTTTGTGACGTCTCTGAATGCATCCTCGGCAGGGAGGAGCGATTTGTCTCTGGCTATCGTCAACAAAGCGTCGGCTTTTTCTGAGGAATGCGCGCTTAGAGACATTATTGTGTCGCGTTTGCCGGTGCCCCAAAGCTGCAAGGGGCCAAGGCTCGTGATCGGAGCCGACAGGTTGGCACAATCCGGCGCGCAGTTTCTGTATCTTCATAAACAGGATGAACGAGGTCTGCTTGCTCGGTTGGCTGAAGACTATTTTGACATTGATGGGGCCGCTGGGGAGGAAAAGACATCAGAGCAAGAGAAAAATCCACACTGGCAGATCGAGACGATTGCCGCTCTGCCCGTTGGCAAACGCCCATGGATGCCTGAGAGACGCTAA
- the gltX gene encoding glutamate--tRNA ligase, producing the protein MCSQVVTRFAPSPTGFLHIGGARTALFNWLYAKANGGKMLLRIEDTDRERSTDAAIDAIIAGMEWMGLSYDGDPISQYSRVDRHREVVEQLLAAGQAYRCYCSPEELTEMREKARAEKRPPRYDGTWRDRDPSEAPEGVKPAIRLKAPQEGSTVIEDQVQGTVTFPNKDLDDMIIMRSDGNPTYNLAVVVDDHDMGVTHIMRGDDHLTNAARQTLVYQAMGWDVPTMAHIPLIHGPDGAKLSKRHGALGVEAYRDMGYLPVAMRNYLVRLGWAHGDDEVMTTDQMIEWFGFDGMNKAAARFDFKKLENLNGVHMRHADDDDLYSQLVSLLPHLEDGQSILDLIDEPKKAQIMLAMPSVKERAKTLLDLKAGLAFLFDTRPLAMEDKAAKHLTDETRAMLSELLPRLEGLEEWTLESTDALIRAFAEEKELKLGKVAQPLRAAMTGRATSPGIFDVLIILGKDESIARLKDQTQ; encoded by the coding sequence ATGTGTTCACAGGTTGTAACGCGCTTTGCCCCCTCCCCGACAGGTTTTCTCCATATCGGAGGGGCGCGCACCGCTCTCTTCAACTGGCTCTATGCCAAAGCCAATGGCGGCAAAATGCTGCTCCGCATCGAAGATACGGACCGCGAGCGTTCCACCGACGCTGCCATCGATGCCATTATCGCCGGAATGGAGTGGATGGGGCTGTCTTATGATGGCGATCCGATCTCGCAATATTCACGCGTTGATCGTCACCGTGAAGTGGTCGAGCAGCTTCTTGCAGCTGGCCAAGCCTATCGTTGCTATTGTTCGCCGGAAGAGTTGACGGAGATGCGCGAAAAGGCCCGCGCGGAAAAGCGCCCACCACGCTATGATGGCACCTGGCGTGATCGTGATCCGTCCGAAGCCCCAGAAGGCGTCAAACCTGCCATTCGCCTGAAAGCCCCGCAGGAAGGCTCTACGGTTATTGAAGATCAGGTTCAGGGCACGGTCACATTCCCGAACAAAGATCTGGATGACATGATCATCATGCGTTCTGATGGCAACCCGACCTACAACCTTGCTGTGGTCGTAGACGACCATGACATGGGCGTAACACACATCATGCGCGGCGATGACCACCTGACCAACGCCGCCCGCCAGACCCTCGTCTATCAGGCCATGGGCTGGGATGTTCCAACCATGGCGCATATTCCTCTGATCCATGGTCCGGATGGCGCCAAGCTTTCCAAACGCCACGGTGCCCTCGGCGTGGAGGCCTATCGCGATATGGGCTATCTGCCGGTCGCCATGCGCAACTATCTCGTTCGCCTCGGCTGGGCCCATGGCGATGACGAAGTCATGACCACCGATCAGATGATCGAATGGTTCGGCTTTGACGGCATGAACAAGGCCGCCGCCCGCTTCGACTTCAAGAAGCTGGAAAATCTCAACGGCGTCCATATGCGCCATGCCGATGACGATGACTTGTATAGCCAGCTTGTTTCTCTGCTTCCGCATCTTGAAGATGGCCAGTCCATACTGGATCTGATCGACGAGCCCAAGAAGGCCCAGATCATGCTGGCGATGCCAAGCGTGAAAGAACGCGCCAAAACCTTGCTCGACCTCAAGGCTGGCTTGGCCTTCCTTTTCGACACACGCCCACTGGCGATGGAAGACAAGGCAGCCAAGCATCTGACCGATGAAACCCGCGCCATGTTGTCCGAGCTGCTCCCACGCCTTGAAGGGCTGGAAGAATGGACTCTGGAAAGCACAGACGCACTCATCAGGGCCTTTGCTGAAGAGAAAGAACTCAAGCTTGGCAAAGTTGCGCAACCCCTTCGGGCTGCCATGACAGGCCGCGCAACATCGCCGGGTATTTTCGACGTTTTGATCATTTTGGGCAAAGATGAGTCAATCGCTCGCCTTAAGGATCAGACCCAATAG
- the gltA gene encoding citrate synthase — protein MSDKKATLTVGDQTWEFPVRSGSIGPDVIDIGSLYKETGMFTYDPGFTSTASCESEITYIDGEKGVLLYRGYPIEQLAEHGDFLETCYLLLYGHLPTPEEKQDFDTRVTRHTMVHEQMSKFYTGYRRDSHPMAVMVGIVGGLSAFYHDSTDIADPHQRMVASLRMIAKMPTMAAMAYKYSIGQPFVYPRNDLDYAANFLHMCFSVPAEPYEVNPVLARAMDRIFILHADHEQNASTSTVRLAGSSGANPFGCIAAGIACLWGPAHGGANEAALNMLHEIGTVDRVAEYVARAKDKDDPFRLMGFGHRVYKNYDPRARIMQQTCHEVLNELGHGDDPTLQVAMELEKIALNDEYFIEKKLYPNIDFYSGITLRALGFPAEMFTVLFALARSVGWIAQWKEMVEDPSQRIGRPRQLFNGAPMRDYVEMEDR, from the coding sequence ATGAGTGATAAAAAAGCAACTTTGACTGTCGGCGACCAGACCTGGGAGTTTCCCGTGCGAAGCGGGTCTATCGGGCCTGACGTCATCGACATCGGGTCCCTCTATAAAGAAACCGGAATGTTCACCTACGACCCTGGCTTCACGTCCACTGCATCTTGTGAGTCAGAAATCACTTATATCGACGGCGAAAAAGGTGTGCTGCTTTATCGTGGCTACCCGATCGAACAGTTGGCTGAGCATGGAGACTTTCTGGAAACATGCTATCTGCTGCTGTATGGACACCTGCCTACTCCTGAAGAAAAACAGGATTTTGACACGCGCGTGACCCGCCACACGATGGTTCACGAGCAGATGAGCAAATTCTACACTGGCTATCGTCGTGACTCCCATCCAATGGCTGTCATGGTGGGTATTGTTGGTGGTCTGTCTGCCTTCTACCATGACTCCACCGACATCGCTGATCCACATCAGCGCATGGTCGCGTCTCTGCGTATGATCGCGAAGATGCCGACGATGGCCGCCATGGCTTACAAATATTCCATCGGTCAGCCATTTGTGTATCCACGCAACGACCTAGACTATGCGGCGAATTTCCTGCATATGTGCTTCTCGGTTCCTGCCGAGCCATATGAAGTGAACCCTGTTCTGGCCCGTGCTATGGATCGTATTTTCATCCTGCATGCGGACCATGAACAGAACGCATCCACTTCCACCGTCCGTCTTGCCGGTTCTTCCGGGGCAAACCCGTTCGGCTGTATTGCTGCCGGCATCGCTTGCCTCTGGGGCCCTGCTCATGGGGGCGCCAACGAAGCGGCTCTCAACATGCTGCATGAAATCGGCACTGTCGATCGCGTGGCCGAATATGTTGCCAGAGCAAAAGACAAGGATGATCCGTTCCGCCTGATGGGCTTCGGTCACCGCGTCTACAAAAACTACGACCCGCGCGCGCGTATCATGCAGCAGACCTGTCATGAAGTGCTCAACGAGCTCGGCCATGGGGATGATCCGACCCTTCAGGTCGCCATGGAACTGGAAAAGATTGCTCTGAACGATGAGTATTTCATCGAGAAGAAACTCTATCCAAACATCGACTTCTATTCCGGCATCACCCTGCGTGCGCTCGGCTTCCCAGCCGAAATGTTCACCGTGCTCTTCGCTCTGGCTCGTAGCGTTGGTTGGATTGCTCAGTGGAAAGAGATGGTGGAAGATCCGTCCCAGCGTATCGGCCGCCCACGTCAGCTGTTCAACGGCGCCCCTATGCGCGATTATGTTGAAATGGAAGATCGCTAA
- the lpxB gene encoding lipid-A-disaccharide synthase has product MSKEVPLIYIVIGEESGDQLGARAMRAIKQACGGHVRFAGLAGERMQAEGLSSLFPLSEIAVMGIINIIRQYPSLYRRGMDVVEDVLAKDPDLLLIIDSPEFTHAVAKRVRKKRQDLPIIDYVSPSVWAWRPGRARKMARYVDHVLALLPFEVEAHKRLQGPPCTYVGHPLIERLDVLRPAAGERGGLDAPVLLVLPGSRRSEVSRLLVEFGGVVKLARERHPNLRVILPAVAHLRELIDEGLKDWPVKPEIVQGEEAKFDAFRLAHAALAASGTVTLELGLSGIPMIVAYKVDWIVRQFKWLLTAHSIVLTNLVLGHNAIPEFLDEEANAQNLAHHLLPLLEASPERAAQEAALSELDEKMTLPDETPSERVARIVLGALPK; this is encoded by the coding sequence ATGAGTAAAGAAGTTCCTCTGATCTATATCGTGATTGGCGAAGAATCTGGCGACCAGCTTGGGGCTCGTGCCATGAGGGCGATCAAACAGGCTTGTGGCGGTCATGTGCGCTTTGCGGGGCTGGCGGGGGAGCGTATGCAGGCCGAAGGGCTTTCGTCTCTCTTTCCCCTATCAGAGATCGCTGTAATGGGGATTATCAATATCATCAGGCAATATCCGTCTCTTTATCGTAGAGGGATGGATGTGGTTGAGGATGTTCTTGCCAAAGATCCTGATCTGTTGCTCATCATTGATAGCCCTGAATTCACGCACGCGGTGGCCAAGCGGGTGCGCAAGAAGAGGCAGGACCTGCCTATCATCGACTATGTGTCGCCCAGCGTGTGGGCCTGGCGTCCGGGGCGGGCGCGCAAAATGGCGCGCTATGTAGATCATGTGCTGGCGCTGCTGCCGTTCGAGGTTGAGGCGCATAAGCGCCTGCAAGGACCGCCTTGCACCTATGTGGGCCATCCTCTTATCGAGCGTCTTGATGTTTTGCGCCCAGCTGCGGGTGAGCGCGGAGGGCTCGATGCTCCGGTGCTTCTTGTTCTTCCGGGCTCACGGCGTAGCGAAGTTTCCCGCTTGCTCGTTGAATTTGGTGGCGTTGTCAAGCTGGCGAGGGAACGGCATCCGAATTTGCGTGTCATTCTGCCAGCGGTTGCTCATCTCAGAGAGCTGATCGATGAGGGGCTGAAGGATTGGCCGGTCAAGCCAGAGATTGTGCAGGGAGAAGAAGCCAAATTTGATGCTTTCCGGCTGGCTCATGCGGCTCTGGCAGCTTCGGGTACGGTGACGCTGGAACTGGGGCTTTCGGGCATTCCGATGATTGTTGCTTATAAGGTGGATTGGATTGTGCGGCAGTTCAAATGGCTGCTGACAGCCCATTCCATCGTTCTGACCAATCTGGTGCTCGGGCACAATGCCATTCCGGAATTTCTCGATGAGGAGGCGAATGCGCAGAATTTGGCTCATCATTTGCTGCCATTGCTTGAGGCCAGTCCGGAGCGGGCAGCGCAAGAAGCGGCCTTGAGCGAATTGGATGAAAAAATGACGCTGCCTGATGAAACCCCGAGCGAGCGGGTGGCGCGCATTGTGCTTGGGGCTTTGCCAAAGTGA
- the lpxI gene encoding UDP-2,3-diacylglucosamine diphosphatase LpxI (LpxI, functionally equivalent to LpxH, replaces it in LPS biosynthesis in a minority of bacteria.): MVSCGDGPVGIIAGGQDLPFEVINALQAAGRPYFIFGIVGEADARIESHPHHWIKWGEIGLLFKLLEQNALSELLCIGSIRSRPDFSSIRLDLGAMKALPAILRIMASGGDEGVLQGVAGFFEKRGVRLVSVPEVAPGLVVGPDLCVGNKAAEANESDIALAARAAGLIGALDAGQGVVVAAGRILAMEGPEGTDQMLARVLQIRQEKRARWNEGKQGVLLKRARPGQDLRFDMPTIGPRTIENAHKAGLAGIVCAEGEVLCANRAQSLEMAHAAGLFLVSRKLEDFSL; this comes from the coding sequence ATGGTGTCTTGCGGTGATGGGCCGGTGGGCATCATCGCCGGCGGACAGGATCTTCCTTTTGAAGTGATCAATGCGCTACAGGCTGCCGGGCGGCCGTATTTCATATTCGGTATCGTCGGCGAAGCCGATGCGCGCATTGAGAGCCATCCCCACCACTGGATCAAGTGGGGCGAGATTGGCCTGCTTTTCAAGCTACTAGAACAGAATGCCCTCTCGGAGCTGCTGTGCATCGGGTCTATCCGGTCGCGTCCGGATTTCAGCAGCATCCGGCTCGATTTGGGAGCGATGAAGGCTCTACCCGCGATTTTGCGTATAATGGCGTCGGGCGGCGATGAAGGCGTTTTACAAGGAGTTGCCGGCTTCTTCGAAAAGCGTGGGGTGCGGCTGGTGTCTGTGCCTGAGGTGGCGCCCGGGCTTGTTGTCGGGCCGGATCTCTGCGTCGGGAATAAGGCTGCCGAGGCCAATGAGAGCGACATAGCCCTTGCAGCGCGGGCTGCGGGCCTCATCGGCGCTCTGGATGCCGGGCAGGGCGTTGTTGTTGCGGCAGGACGCATTCTGGCGATGGAAGGACCCGAAGGCACGGATCAGATGCTCGCTCGTGTCTTGCAGATACGGCAAGAGAAACGGGCACGCTGGAATGAAGGCAAGCAAGGTGTGTTGCTCAAGCGGGCTCGGCCAGGGCAGGACCTGCGTTTTGACATGCCCACAATAGGCCCACGAACCATAGAGAACGCCCACAAGGCAGGATTGGCCGGTATTGTCTGTGCTGAAGGGGAAGTGCTTTGTGCCAATCGGGCTCAGAGCCTTGAGATGGCTCATGCTGCTGGGCTCTTTCTTGTATCTCGCAAGCTTGAAGATTTTTCTCTTTGA
- the lpxA gene encoding acyl-ACP--UDP-N-acetylglucosamine O-acyltransferase: MANIHPTAIVADGAQLADDIEIGPYSVIGANVVIGEGGKVHSHVVVEGNTKIGKNVEIFPFASVGTIPQDLKFDGENVGCEIGDNVNIREYVTINPGTQGGGGLTKVGNNCHLMVGAHIAHDCMIGNDVILVNHATIAGHCEIGDHAIVAGLSAVIQFARVGEHAFVGGMSGVENDVIPFGSVIGNRAHLGGLNIVGLKRRGFSRETIHNLRHAYQMLFDAEGTQSERVEKVAAAFADDDNVMKIVDFIRKGTKKSLCTPRSNKD; the protein is encoded by the coding sequence ATGGCGAATATTCATCCAACCGCAATTGTTGCCGATGGGGCGCAACTCGCCGATGATATTGAAATCGGCCCCTATAGCGTTATCGGTGCGAATGTTGTCATTGGTGAAGGTGGCAAGGTGCATTCTCACGTAGTGGTCGAGGGAAATACCAAAATCGGCAAGAATGTCGAGATTTTCCCCTTCGCTTCGGTTGGTACCATTCCTCAGGATTTGAAGTTCGACGGCGAGAATGTTGGCTGCGAGATTGGCGATAATGTCAATATCCGCGAATATGTCACCATCAATCCGGGCACGCAGGGTGGCGGTGGTCTGACCAAGGTTGGTAACAATTGCCACCTGATGGTTGGCGCCCATATCGCTCATGACTGTATGATCGGTAATGACGTTATTCTGGTGAATCACGCGACTATCGCCGGGCATTGCGAAATCGGAGATCATGCGATTGTTGCCGGTCTTTCGGCGGTGATCCAGTTTGCCCGCGTTGGCGAGCATGCCTTTGTGGGCGGCATGTCCGGTGTCGAGAATGATGTCATTCCGTTTGGCTCCGTTATTGGCAACCGGGCCCATTTGGGGGGCTTGAATATCGTTGGCCTCAAGCGTCGCGGTTTCTCTCGTGAGACCATTCATAATCTGCGTCATGCCTATCAGATGCTGTTCGATGCAGAAGGTACGCAGAGCGAGCGTGTAGAGAAGGTGGCGGCTGCCTTTGCTGATGATGACAATGTCATGAAGATCGTGGACTTCATTCGCAAGGGGACCAAGAAGTCTCTTTGCACGCCGCGCAGCAACAAGGATTGA
- the fabZ gene encoding 3-hydroxyacyl-ACP dehydratase FabZ, producing the protein MSEKQTLDSADIMRVLELLPHRYPFLMIDRIIDMDGDDSCIGVKNVTINEPHFQGHFPVQPVMPGVLIIEAMAQTAGALCVNSRKDLGSPSLVYFMTIEKAKFRKPVVPGDVLHIHVQKVKNRANIWKFACIAKVDDAKVAEAEVSAMLIGEEQK; encoded by the coding sequence ATGAGTGAAAAACAGACCCTTGATAGTGCAGATATCATGCGCGTTCTGGAACTGCTGCCGCATCGTTATCCATTCTTGATGATTGATCGCATCATCGATATGGATGGGGACGACAGCTGTATCGGTGTGAAGAATGTCACCATCAACGAGCCACATTTTCAGGGTCATTTTCCTGTCCAGCCAGTTATGCCGGGCGTTTTGATCATCGAAGCGATGGCCCAAACGGCTGGTGCGCTTTGTGTCAATAGCCGTAAAGATCTGGGCTCTCCAAGCCTTGTCTATTTCATGACTATTGAAAAGGCCAAGTTCCGCAAGCCGGTTGTGCCCGGAGACGTCCTGCATATTCACGTCCAAAAGGTCAAGAACCGCGCCAACATCTGGAAATTTGCTTGTATTGCCAAGGTGGATGACGCAAAAGTCGCCGAAGCTGAAGTAAGCGCGATGTTGATCGGAGAAGAACAGAAATAA